From Aquificota bacterium, one genomic window encodes:
- a CDS encoding cytochrome c biogenesis protein CcdA — protein MGEISLLIAFSAGILSFLSPCVLPIIPGYLSYISGVGAQEAKEGGSFNWKVFSASLLFVIGFSIIFTLMGATATGIGGLLREYQIYIAKVGGSLVVFFGLHFAGLMLRQNFLKELLGVASLFIALFFFGILSQKLLFDLLGIILMVAFFYLFGLHDALYRQMRKEVRGNLTGIGALLVGMFFAFGWSPCIGPVLGSILLYASQQETALQGATLLFAYSLGLGIPFLIAGGLLSAFLGFVRKFSKFFGLVEIVGGFLLILLGFLITTGKLAEISAILGG, from the coding sequence ATGGGTGAAATATCGCTTTTGATAGCCTTTAGTGCGGGTATCCTTTCCTTTCTTTCTCCGTGTGTTTTGCCTATAATACCTGGTTATCTTTCATACATATCCGGTGTGGGGGCGCAAGAAGCCAAGGAAGGTGGAAGTTTTAATTGGAAGGTTTTTAGTGCTTCCCTTCTCTTTGTAATAGGCTTTTCCATAATCTTTACACTTATGGGGGCCACCGCCACAGGAATTGGCGGATTACTCAGAGAATATCAAATTTATATAGCCAAAGTGGGTGGTAGTTTGGTTGTCTTTTTTGGCCTACACTTTGCTGGCCTTATGTTGAGGCAAAACTTTTTAAAGGAACTTTTGGGAGTCGCTTCTCTCTTTATAGCTCTATTTTTCTTTGGCATCCTCTCTCAGAAACTGCTTTTTGACTTGCTTGGCATAATATTAATGGTGGCCTTTTTTTACCTTTTTGGTCTTCATGATGCCCTTTACAGGCAGATGAGGAAGGAAGTAAGAGGGAACCTTACAGGCATAGGTGCCCTTCTTGTGGGTATGTTCTTTGCCTTTGGTTGGAGTCCTTGTATAGGTCCTGTGCTTGGGTCCATACTCCTTTATGCAAGCCAGCAAGAAACTGCCCTTCAGGGTGCCACCTTGCTCTTTGCCTACTCCCTTGGACTTGGCATACCCTTTTTGATAGCCGGTGGTCTTCTTTCTGCCTTCCTCGGCTTTGTGCGCAAGTTTAGCAAGTTCTTTGGATTGGTGGAAATAGTTGGTGGCTTTCTTCTTATCTTGCTTGGCTTTTTGATAACCACTGGCAAGCTGGCCGAAATATCTGCCATCCTTGGAGGATAG
- a CDS encoding class I tRNA ligase family protein has product MKVKEFLKENNLSIGDNFYLLLNKLGLEKEEYIRALETRIGESAKMSKSKGNTVDPEEAINRYGADTIRLYILFAGPVEKDFEWTEEGVQGAFRFLKRLWNFFHNHLDKIKDISYTREDFLDLSGKPKEIRHKTHQTLKKYLASMEDLSFNTAIAGIMELLNSLQDFEVSSTTDCKVLKESIEIILFMLYPITPHLCEELWQRLGYERLMPYYPFPMPDEKALALEEIDLPVQVNGKLRAVIRVPVDAEESIVKEIALRDQRVSQWINGKELKKVIYIKNKLLNLVV; this is encoded by the coding sequence ATGAAAGTTAAGGAATTCCTAAAGGAGAACAACCTTAGCATAGGCGACAACTTTTACTTGCTATTAAATAAGCTTGGGCTTGAAAAAGAAGAATACATAAGGGCTTTGGAGACAAGGATTGGAGAATCTGCCAAGATGTCCAAGTCAAAGGGCAACACGGTGGACCCAGAAGAAGCCATAAATAGGTATGGTGCGGACACCATAAGGCTTTACATACTCTTTGCAGGCCCTGTAGAAAAGGATTTTGAATGGACAGAGGAAGGAGTCCAAGGAGCCTTTAGATTTCTAAAAAGGCTGTGGAACTTTTTTCATAACCACCTTGATAAGATAAAAGACATCTCTTACACAAGGGAAGACTTTTTGGACCTATCGGGCAAGCCAAAAGAGATAAGACACAAGACCCACCAAACTTTAAAGAAATATCTTGCAAGCATGGAGGACCTTTCCTTCAATACGGCCATAGCCGGTATAATGGAGCTTCTAAATAGCCTCCAAGATTTTGAAGTCTCTTCCACCACAGATTGCAAGGTTTTAAAAGAATCCATTGAGATAATCCTCTTTATGCTATACCCCATCACACCCCACCTGTGCGAAGAACTATGGCAAAGGCTTGGCTATGAAAGGCTTATGCCCTATTATCCTTTCCCTATGCCAGATGAAAAGGCCCTTGCCCTTGAAGAGATAGACCTACCGGTGCAGGTAAACGGAAAGTTAAGGGCAGTCATAAGAGTGCCGGTGGATGCGGAAGAAAGCATAGTAAAGGAAATAGCCCTAAGGGACCAAAGGGTAAGCCAGTGGATAAACGGCAAAGAGTTAAAGAAGGTCATATATATCAAAAACAAGCTTCTTAACCTGGTGGTTTAA
- a CDS encoding 2-oxoglutarate:ferredoxin oxidoreductase gives MPMEVLPGPSGYIPTPAAFEGVELPPPGKALLYGKIVDEETAMREAAKAMLTRRNPTIFPGPLVLWGWNASAMEKAKAILELAMEIPNCRIIPMPDYRPKYPKIDPEAEINPNHPNLTILHNKIEACIFVGVHCHYANLSLRMIRAGTNCFTIALCAEMGHEDAMVSLRDVHADEIRRFKDVLIQVREELGIKWEPKLPPENPSLPKEEYQTLSVLDYGEYSYLLIPRRGEHVTESE, from the coding sequence ATGCCAATGGAAGTTTTGCCAGGCCCATCTGGATACATACCAACCCCTGCAGCCTTTGAGGGTGTGGAACTACCACCACCGGGAAAGGCCTTGCTTTATGGAAAGATAGTGGATGAAGAAACGGCTATGAGAGAAGCCGCAAAGGCGATGCTTACAAGAAGAAATCCAACCATATTTCCTGGTCCATTAGTTCTATGGGGTTGGAACGCCAGCGCCATGGAAAAGGCAAAGGCTATTCTTGAGCTTGCAATGGAAATACCAAATTGCAGAATCATACCTATGCCAGATTATAGGCCCAAATATCCTAAGATAGACCCAGAGGCTGAGATAAACCCCAACCATCCAAATCTTACCATTCTCCACAATAAGATAGAAGCCTGTATTTTTGTGGGTGTGCATTGCCACTATGCCAATCTATCCCTTAGGATGATAAGGGCTGGAACAAATTGCTTTACCATAGCCCTTTGTGCGGAGATGGGCCATGAGGATGCCATGGTATCTCTGAGGGATGTGCATGCCGACGAGATAAGAAGATTTAAAGACGTACTTATACAAGTTAGGGAAGAGCTTGGAATAAAGTGGGAGCCCAAGCTTCCGCCAGAAAACCCATCCCTTCCCAAGGAAGAGTACCAAACTCTTTCTGTGCTTGACTATGGCGAGTACTCTTATCTTTTGATCCCCAGAAGGGGAGAGCATGTAACAGAAAGCGAATAA
- a CDS encoding ferredoxin oxidoreductase, which translates to MPEQKVVDADYLLLEAPRERKFITGAQAMAEAVKRANVDIAIAYPITPQSEVMHLVGDLWAQGYLKDYYRAEEEYGAMSAIAGAVRGGARAFSATSGPGLLRGLEAIVSWPGHRIPAVLGVLTRVVNAPLSIQPDNVEIAYLLHSGIVVLHAENQQDVFDFTLASFVISEKVDVYIPIAVCTEGFFVTHAKGYVNMTPEDMKLPPRDPYKAPVPPTDCEIPPARIQRDAPVQKSNFMSYLIHAVWQQEVWASNIRAMKYIYKYLGGPIEVVNPDAEVFVVASGCAAAQGREAVRYAQMEGLNVGLVKVKSIRPFPEKEIRQVLSKAKAVIIPEHNIVGWLAKEVKASIPDNDKVIGGPRVYGGMTLPVELIMEKIYQVLGIKKERKVVV; encoded by the coding sequence ATGCCAGAACAAAAAGTTGTAGATGCAGATTATCTTCTTTTGGAGGCACCAAGGGAAAGGAAGTTTATAACTGGTGCCCAAGCAATGGCAGAGGCCGTAAAGCGTGCCAATGTAGATATAGCCATAGCCTACCCCATCACGCCCCAGTCTGAAGTTATGCACCTTGTGGGAGACCTATGGGCGCAGGGCTATCTTAAGGACTACTATAGGGCAGAGGAAGAATACGGCGCCATGTCCGCCATAGCTGGAGCCGTTAGGGGTGGTGCAAGGGCCTTTTCTGCCACATCTGGTCCAGGTCTTTTGAGAGGGCTTGAAGCCATAGTTTCTTGGCCAGGCCATAGAATACCTGCAGTTCTTGGTGTACTCACCAGAGTTGTAAATGCTCCCCTTTCCATACAGCCGGATAATGTGGAGATCGCATACCTCTTGCATTCTGGTATTGTGGTCTTGCATGCCGAAAACCAGCAGGATGTTTTTGATTTTACCCTTGCAAGCTTTGTAATATCGGAAAAGGTTGATGTTTATATCCCTATAGCAGTATGCACAGAGGGATTCTTTGTTACCCACGCCAAAGGCTATGTAAATATGACACCAGAGGATATGAAGCTTCCACCAAGGGACCCATACAAAGCACCCGTTCCGCCTACCGACTGTGAAATACCACCCGCAAGGATACAAAGGGATGCCCCAGTGCAAAAGTCCAACTTTATGAGCTACCTTATACACGCCGTATGGCAACAAGAGGTTTGGGCTTCCAACATAAGGGCTATGAAATACATATACAAGTACCTTGGAGGGCCCATAGAGGTGGTAAATCCAGACGCAGAGGTCTTTGTGGTAGCCTCTGGCTGTGCGGCAGCCCAAGGAAGGGAGGCCGTAAGGTATGCCCAGATGGAAGGGCTAAACGTTGGCCTTGTAAAGGTAAAGTCCATAAGACCCTTCCCAGAGAAGGAGATAAGGCAGGTCCTTTCCAAGGCAAAGGCGGTGATAATACCCGAGCATAACATAGTAGGTTGGCTTGCCAAGGAAGTAAAGGCAAGCATACCAGACAACGATAAGGTTATAGGTGGCCCAAGGGTCTACGGTGGCATGACCTTGCCCGTAGAACTTATCATGGAAAAGATATACCAAGTTCTTGGTATAAAGAAGGAAAGAAAGGTCGTTGTATAA
- a CDS encoding ferredoxin oxidoreductase yields MGLEYVRISPGFEKYMPKDYVDLVQYGQFGKQIDVQQLGQFKELVEEHPMCAGCFMAYFIRVFYAALPNPEDTIVIGTAGCARLALSQAAVPFIYGNYGDTNAVASGLKRALSIRFPDKVKDVVVIAGDGGLIDIGFGMTMHSWFRREKFTTIMVDNEVYGNTGGQESGMSPKGVQLKMAPKGKQFDKINAVELAKTAGCVYVAKLAPTNPKRIAKTIRRAILAARHFGPTFIHAYTSCNIEYSIPTEKVLEDARKREKQDFAFYEWMTDEVKEFFEELERKQEEVKA; encoded by the coding sequence ATGGGCTTGGAATATGTAAGGATTTCACCAGGCTTTGAGAAATATATGCCCAAGGACTATGTGGACTTGGTCCAGTATGGGCAGTTTGGCAAGCAGATAGATGTTCAACAGCTCGGCCAGTTCAAAGAGCTTGTGGAAGAGCATCCCATGTGTGCCGGATGTTTTATGGCATACTTCATAAGGGTCTTCTACGCAGCCCTTCCCAATCCAGAAGACACCATAGTGATAGGAACTGCAGGGTGCGCAAGGCTTGCCCTTTCTCAGGCAGCTGTGCCTTTCATATATGGAAACTACGGAGATACAAACGCTGTAGCCTCTGGCCTAAAGAGGGCTTTGAGCATCAGGTTCCCAGACAAGGTAAAGGATGTGGTGGTTATAGCTGGAGACGGTGGCCTTATAGACATAGGCTTTGGTATGACCATGCATTCTTGGTTTAGAAGAGAGAAATTCACCACCATAATGGTGGATAACGAGGTTTATGGAAACACTGGAGGCCAAGAGAGCGGTATGTCCCCCAAGGGCGTTCAGCTCAAGATGGCTCCAAAGGGTAAGCAGTTTGATAAGATAAACGCAGTGGAGCTTGCCAAGACGGCTGGTTGTGTGTATGTGGCAAAGCTTGCACCCACAAACCCCAAAAGGATAGCCAAAACAATAAGGAGAGCCATCCTTGCCGCAAGGCATTTTGGCCCCACCTTTATACACGCCTACACTTCTTGCAACATAGAATACTCCATACCTACAGAAAAGGTGCTTGAAGATGCCAGAAAGAGGGAAAAGCAAGACTTCGCATTCTATGAGTGGATGACGGACGAGGTAAAGGAATTCTTTGAAGAGCTTGAGAGGAAGCAAGAGGAGGTAAAGGCATGA
- a CDS encoding 2-oxoacid:acceptor oxidoreductase family protein yields the protein MKRYNIRIAGVGGQGVVTSAHILGNAMSAAGKYATLVPFFGSEKRMAPVEAYVRVSDQPIYEVGEVVYPNVIMIYHPQVITHGKSYTMPFYSGLKENGIVIINTEVDIIPPEDWAVLKELNTRVYMFPATKVALEIAGTELATNMAMIGLFFGITRLVGFEHIEQAVRERFLGNTFVASGGTTALDSAIEKKFKKKMELLEKNMQVIREAFKIAEERGWVEEEALTS from the coding sequence ATGAAAAGGTATAACATCAGAATAGCTGGTGTTGGTGGGCAGGGGGTGGTGACCTCCGCCCACATCCTTGGTAATGCCATGTCCGCCGCAGGCAAGTATGCCACCCTTGTGCCTTTCTTCGGTTCCGAAAAGAGGATGGCTCCTGTGGAAGCTTATGTGAGGGTTTCAGACCAACCCATATACGAAGTGGGTGAGGTGGTCTATCCAAACGTGATAATGATATACCATCCCCAAGTTATAACCCATGGAAAGTCTTACACCATGCCCTTCTACTCTGGCCTTAAGGAAAATGGTATTGTCATAATCAACACGGAAGTGGATATAATCCCACCAGAAGACTGGGCAGTTCTAAAAGAGCTAAACACAAGGGTGTATATGTTCCCAGCTACAAAGGTGGCCCTTGAGATAGCCGGCACAGAGCTTGCCACAAACATGGCCATGATAGGCCTCTTCTTTGGAATAACCAGGTTGGTAGGCTTTGAACACATAGAGCAGGCAGTAAGAGAGAGGTTCTTAGGTAATACCTTTGTAGCCTCTGGTGGTACTACTGCCCTTGACAGCGCTATTGAGAAGAAGTTCAAGAAGAAGATGGAACTCCTTGAGAAGAACATGCAAGTTATAAGAGAGGCCTTTAAGATAGCGGAGGAAAGGGGCTGGGTAGAAGAGGAAGCTTTAACAAGCTAA
- a CDS encoding ferredoxin oxidoreductase has product MYYVADVKESDCAKYNCKQCVLFCPEPNTLMYHDSKHVAWVNYSRCKGCAICVYVCSDLLKRNCIQMVMMTPGE; this is encoded by the coding sequence ATGTACTATGTGGCTGATGTGAAGGAGTCTGATTGTGCAAAGTATAACTGTAAGCAGTGTGTGCTTTTCTGCCCAGAGCCGAATACCCTTATGTATCATGATTCAAAGCATGTGGCATGGGTAAACTACTCAAGGTGTAAGGGCTGTGCCATATGCGTCTATGTTTGCTCTGACCTTCTAAAGAGGAACTGCATACAGATGGTTATGATGACGCCGGGAGAGTAA
- a CDS encoding GTP-binding protein: MLPALVITGFLGTGKTTLLINSAREYFKDKRIALIVNELGEVGVDGKVLRNAYSEVLELPEGCICCTLHAEFEKAIGEIREKYNPEILLVETSGGAVPFPVMLSLQALGCSVDGVICLVDCANFEKYKEDNTAKYQIGSSNVIVLNKIDLVDEDKIKKVEEEVREIWQLYRPVNAFTGEPYYTKVKIYKTQYGKLPQKVFEGLYTIPELKDFPHHHSHNYKQRVINLIEPLDYDELEKRLKSLPENIIRAKGIVRLKHYPKPVVINYAFGYLDYPIEISDYDGPSFLVLIEGG, encoded by the coding sequence ATGCTACCCGCCCTTGTAATTACGGGCTTTTTGGGAACGGGTAAAACTACCCTTTTGATAAACTCTGCAAGAGAATACTTTAAAGACAAAAGAATCGCTCTTATAGTGAATGAGCTTGGAGAGGTAGGAGTAGACGGGAAGGTTTTAAGGAATGCCTACTCGGAAGTTCTGGAATTGCCAGAGGGTTGTATATGCTGCACTCTGCACGCAGAGTTTGAAAAAGCCATTGGGGAGATAAGGGAGAAGTACAATCCGGAAATTTTACTTGTAGAAACCTCTGGCGGAGCGGTGCCTTTCCCTGTAATGCTTAGTCTACAAGCCTTGGGCTGTTCTGTGGATGGTGTTATATGCCTTGTGGACTGCGCCAATTTTGAAAAATACAAAGAAGACAACACTGCCAAATACCAGATAGGAAGCTCTAATGTGATCGTCTTAAACAAAATTGACTTGGTGGATGAAGACAAAATAAAGAAGGTTGAAGAAGAAGTAAGGGAAATATGGCAATTATACAGGCCTGTGAATGCCTTCACTGGCGAGCCTTACTATACAAAGGTAAAGATATACAAAACTCAGTATGGAAAGTTGCCACAAAAAGTCTTTGAAGGGCTTTACACTATACCAGAGCTAAAAGACTTTCCCCACCATCACAGCCACAACTACAAACAAAGGGTAATAAACCTTATAGAACCACTTGATTACGATGAGCTTGAGAAGAGGCTTAAAAGCCTACCGGAAAACATAATAAGGGCAAAGGGTATTGTTAGGCTAAAGCATTATCCCAAGCCTGTTGTAATAAATTATGCCTTTGGCTACTTAGACTATCCCATAGAAATATCGGACTACGACGGGCCCTCCTTTTTAGTCTTGATTGAAGGAGGATAA
- a CDS encoding sodium-dependent bicarbonate transport family permease, translating into MFLLGLGSVLLRTELEVPQPLPKLFSLYLLIAIGLHGGYELSKSGITLDVLKVLFLAVFMAIIVPIYAFFILRLKLDVYNAVAIAATYGSISAVTFITAGSFLNSLGQNYGGYMVAAMTLMESPAIVIGLILLTLFAKRNNNSHIEWKEVFRESFLNPSVYILMGTLLIGFITGEKGWKAMDPLFGVLFKGMLAFFLLDMGIVAGRRIGEIKRVGIFLVAFGVLLPIFNALLGIFLAKLFGLSKGDAFMFSILCASASYIAVPAAMRLSVPEANPSLYVTMSLAITFPFNIAIGIPLYYVFINLLWG; encoded by the coding sequence ATGTTTTTGCTTGGATTGGGTTCTGTGCTTTTGAGGACCGAGCTTGAGGTGCCACAGCCTTTGCCTAAGCTTTTCTCTCTATACCTTCTAATAGCCATAGGCCTTCATGGAGGTTATGAGCTTTCAAAGAGTGGTATAACCCTTGATGTCCTTAAGGTGCTTTTTCTTGCCGTATTTATGGCGATTATAGTTCCCATATATGCCTTCTTTATCCTTAGGCTTAAGCTTGATGTATACAATGCGGTAGCCATTGCTGCCACCTATGGTTCAATAAGCGCAGTTACCTTTATAACAGCTGGTTCTTTTCTAAACAGCTTGGGGCAAAATTATGGTGGTTATATGGTGGCTGCCATGACCCTTATGGAGTCGCCCGCCATAGTGATAGGCCTTATCCTTTTGACCCTTTTTGCCAAAAGGAACAACAACTCTCATATAGAATGGAAGGAGGTGTTTAGGGAATCCTTCCTTAATCCATCTGTCTACATACTCATGGGAACTCTCCTTATAGGCTTTATAACTGGAGAAAAGGGTTGGAAGGCTATGGATCCTCTTTTTGGGGTGCTTTTTAAAGGCATGCTTGCCTTTTTCCTTTTAGACATGGGTATAGTGGCGGGTCGCAGGATAGGGGAGATAAAAAGGGTTGGCATATTCCTTGTAGCCTTTGGCGTACTTCTTCCTATTTTTAACGCGCTTTTGGGTATATTTCTTGCTAAACTTTTTGGGCTTTCTAAGGGTGATGCCTTTATGTTTTCCATACTTTGCGCCAGCGCTTCCTATATAGCCGTTCCTGCGGCCATGAGGCTTTCTGTGCCGGAGGCAAACCCAAGCCTTTATGTAACCATGTCCTTGGCCATAACCTTTCCTTTCAACATAGCTATAGGGATTCCGCTATACTACGTTTTTATAAACCTTCTATGGGGGTAA
- a CDS encoding transcriptional regulator codes for MEPMKKVEVVVDSVYLNRVLDILERQGVSGYTVIRDVLGKGERGIMAGDELTDVFKNSYVFTVCSEEIAKSIAESLRPLLSKVGGVCIISDVLWLMH; via the coding sequence ATGGAACCAATGAAGAAAGTGGAGGTAGTGGTGGATAGTGTGTACCTTAATAGGGTGCTTGATATCTTGGAAAGGCAAGGCGTATCTGGCTACACGGTAATAAGAGATGTTTTGGGCAAAGGAGAAAGGGGTATAATGGCTGGGGATGAGCTTACAGATGTATTCAAAAATAGTTATGTATTTACCGTATGTTCTGAAGAGATTGCCAAAAGCATAGCAGAAAGTTTGAGACCTCTTCTAAGTAAGGTGGGTGGAGTGTGTATAATCTCAGATGTGCTTTGGCTTATGCACTGA
- a CDS encoding sulfurtransferase TusA family protein has product MATITPDKSLDASGLNCPLPVLKTKKAIEELQSGQVLEVITTDPGAKADIPAFCNRTGHQLLETVEEGGKIIFYIRKK; this is encoded by the coding sequence ATGGCAACAATAACACCAGACAAAAGCCTTGATGCTTCTGGGCTTAATTGTCCTCTACCAGTTTTAAAAACAAAAAAAGCTATTGAGGAACTGCAATCTGGGCAGGTTTTAGAGGTTATAACCACAGACCCAGGTGCCAAGGCAGATATACCTGCCTTTTGCAACAGGACAGGTCATCAACTTTTGGAGACGGTAGAGGAAGGAGGAAAGATCATCTTCTACATCAGGAAGAAATAG
- a CDS encoding DsrE/DsrF/DrsH-like family protein: MATERLAIIATKGTLDMAYPPLILASTAASLGIETAVFFTFYGLNIIHKKKMHELKIAPIGNPAMPMAFPPSMQNQVTNLISSILPGPPQILGIIPGMTDLMSFMMKKTIKEHGVASIPELLEACKEADVKLIPCQMTMELFGYKYEDLIDGLEPPAGAATFINYVIEADKPMIIFV, translated from the coding sequence ATGGCTACAGAAAGACTTGCCATAATAGCCACAAAGGGGACCCTTGATATGGCTTATCCGCCACTTATACTTGCTTCTACGGCTGCTTCTCTTGGTATAGAAACGGCCGTGTTCTTCACTTTTTATGGTCTAAACATAATCCACAAAAAGAAGATGCACGAGCTCAAGATAGCACCCATCGGAAACCCTGCCATGCCTATGGCCTTCCCACCCTCTATGCAAAACCAGGTAACTAATCTCATATCTTCCATCCTGCCAGGTCCTCCACAAATACTGGGAATCATCCCCGGGATGACAGACCTTATGAGCTTTATGATGAAAAAGACCATAAAGGAGCATGGGGTTGCAAGCATACCAGAACTTTTAGAAGCTTGCAAAGAGGCCGATGTAAAGCTTATACCATGCCAGATGACCATGGAGCTTTTTGGATATAAGTATGAGGACCTCATAGATGGTCTTGAGCCACCCGCAGGTGCAGCCACCTTTATAAACTATGTAATTGAGGCAGACAAACCTATGATAATCTTTGTTTAA
- a CDS encoding DsrE family protein: MAYEKVLFYILTVPFFERAEPTTGELINPQAGAPFFLATAATTMDYEVEMVITSEAGFLLMRDNAKKVKVRPGVEQTVYDFIKMAKEAGVKIYLCVPSLDLTEIYKKEDVNTELCDGIIGGAAFLDKLMSGEYAVITL; this comes from the coding sequence ATGGCTTATGAAAAGGTGCTGTTTTATATCTTAACCGTGCCTTTTTTTGAAAGGGCTGAGCCAACCACTGGTGAGCTTATCAATCCACAGGCTGGAGCTCCCTTCTTTTTAGCAACAGCTGCCACCACAATGGACTATGAGGTGGAAATGGTTATAACCTCTGAGGCTGGCTTTCTCCTTATGAGAGACAACGCAAAAAAGGTAAAGGTAAGGCCTGGTGTGGAACAAACGGTTTATGACTTTATAAAGATGGCAAAGGAAGCCGGTGTAAAGATATATCTTTGTGTGCCTTCCTTGGACCTTACGGAAATATACAAAAAGGAAGATGTGAATACTGAACTCTGCGATGGCATAATAGGTGGTGCTGCCTTTCTTGATAAGTTGATGAGTGGCGAGTATGCGGTTATCACCCTTTAA
- a CDS encoding 4Fe-4S dicluster domain-containing protein — MDGHPYGYNLPISEKTKAVPWEEKVRIVEEVKSDFRFKEYIFGCLNCGVCTASCPSNRFFDYSPREIVQRFLEEDVEVLYDMMHEYIWACSQCFTCWIRCPFVNNPGGLVAIMREVAVRNAFEATKDLLKPYGRVLLKVMTTGNQLSADMLQPDFFPDWGPKMADNMENLRAKRLAIPFDVGKSVKTAWEVSLETAIEMYTIWRETGIFEMLEKLDPNLYNVIMDIVEENEERYEELYEEEE, encoded by the coding sequence ATGGATGGACATCCTTATGGATACAACCTCCCCATATCGGAGAAGACCAAGGCTGTGCCTTGGGAAGAAAAGGTCCGTATAGTAGAAGAGGTAAAATCGGACTTTCGCTTTAAGGAATACATCTTTGGCTGTCTTAACTGCGGTGTTTGCACCGCTTCCTGCCCTTCCAACAGGTTCTTTGACTACTCTCCCAGAGAGATAGTCCAAAGATTTCTGGAAGAGGATGTGGAAGTCCTCTATGACATGATGCATGAGTATATATGGGCCTGTTCTCAGTGTTTTACCTGTTGGATAAGGTGTCCTTTTGTTAACAACCCGGGTGGCCTTGTGGCCATAATGAGGGAAGTGGCCGTTAGAAATGCCTTTGAAGCCACAAAGGACCTCCTCAAACCCTACGGAAGGGTTCTCCTTAAGGTTATGACCACAGGAAACCAGCTTTCTGCGGACATGCTCCAGCCCGACTTCTTTCCAGACTGGGGTCCCAAGATGGCGGACAACATGGAAAACCTAAGGGCCAAAAGGCTTGCCATACCCTTTGATGTAGGAAAATCTGTGAAAACCGCTTGGGAAGTATCTCTGGAAACTGCCATAGAGATGTATACCATCTGGAGAGAGACGGGCATCTTTGAAATGCTTGAAAAGCTTGACCCCAACCTCTACAACGTCATAATGGATATAGTGGAAGAAAATGAAGAAAGGTATGAGGAACTCTATGAGGAAGAGGAGTAA